From Spirosoma aerolatum, one genomic window encodes:
- a CDS encoding glycosyltransferase family 2 protein, with amino-acid sequence MPKVSVLIITYNQHKFIRQAIDSVLAQKTNFPIEILVGDDFSTDGTREIIQEYERQYPGLVIGVLHPHNMGKNGGINFLETLKRAKGEYYALIDGDDYLTDPLKLQKQADLLDAHPDYSMTFHNALITYEDGSPSYILNGPDMKPYYTVDDLIGEDEIWFMATSSTMYRNNIKEYPAWFRESSSGDIPRLILKAKLGKIGYIPDVMSVYRKNRAGASFHDNERDEVFLRNRIQMYSNINRELDYRYNTVLRRNIARYYRMMLDAKQYEGSYFRRARIALKYLSMAKPEWQKAKKVIIEYIVPKPLAKLYSTIRLLPYR; translated from the coding sequence ATGCCGAAGGTTAGCGTCCTGATTATTACCTATAACCAGCATAAATTTATCCGCCAGGCTATCGATAGCGTACTGGCGCAGAAGACGAATTTTCCTATTGAAATACTGGTAGGTGATGATTTCTCCACCGATGGCACGCGGGAAATCATTCAGGAATACGAGCGCCAGTATCCCGGTCTGGTAATTGGGGTGCTCCACCCACATAATATGGGTAAGAATGGGGGAATCAATTTTTTAGAAACCCTCAAACGGGCAAAAGGTGAATACTATGCACTAATCGACGGTGATGATTACCTGACGGACCCACTTAAGCTTCAGAAGCAGGCCGATCTGCTGGATGCCCATCCCGATTACTCGATGACGTTCCATAATGCGTTGATTACCTACGAAGATGGCAGCCCTTCGTACATTCTCAACGGACCGGATATGAAACCCTACTACACTGTGGATGACCTGATCGGAGAAGATGAAATCTGGTTTATGGCTACGTCAAGTACGATGTACCGGAACAATATCAAAGAGTATCCGGCCTGGTTTCGGGAGTCGTCCAGTGGCGATATCCCCCGTTTGATTCTGAAAGCTAAACTCGGTAAAATTGGCTATATTCCTGATGTTATGTCGGTCTATCGGAAAAACCGGGCAGGTGCCAGCTTTCACGATAATGAGCGGGACGAGGTATTTTTGCGCAACCGGATTCAGATGTATAGTAATATAAATCGGGAACTGGACTACCGATACAATACGGTTCTTCGCCGGAATATAGCCCGGTATTATCGGATGATGCTGGACGCCAAACAGTACGAAGGGAGCTATTTCCGGCGTGCACGCATTGCCCTGAAATACTTATCGATGGCTAAACCTGAATGGCAGAAGGCAAAAAAGGTAATTATAGAGTATATTGTGCCAAAGCCTTTAGCGAAACTGTATAGCACCATCCGTCTTTTGCCCTATAGGTAA
- a CDS encoding glycosyltransferase family 2 protein, with protein MKLSVVIPAYNEEESLPPTLRTLYQTLAKHGIPHEICVTNDNSKDGTLRVLEQLAANEIPTLVYYTNPGPNGFGYAVRYGLERFTGDCVAVFMADLSDDPEDLVKFYNKMLETNVDAVFGSRWEKGGKVIDYPGLKKFINRIANFIVRIMMGIKYNDTTNAFKLYKRETIEGVKPFLSPHFNLTVELPLKAIVRGYTYAVVPNSWTNRKYGESKLKIKEMGSRYFFILLYCLIEKYFSRGDFRKKTVNAPPQTVSR; from the coding sequence ATGAAATTGAGTGTTGTCATACCGGCTTATAATGAAGAAGAGTCGTTGCCACCTACGCTACGAACTCTCTACCAAACCCTGGCGAAACACGGAATTCCACATGAGATCTGTGTGACCAACGACAACTCGAAAGATGGTACACTACGGGTACTGGAGCAGTTGGCAGCTAATGAAATACCAACATTAGTCTATTATACCAACCCTGGCCCTAATGGGTTTGGTTATGCAGTGCGGTATGGACTGGAACGATTCACGGGTGATTGCGTGGCTGTTTTTATGGCCGATCTGTCTGATGACCCTGAAGATCTGGTTAAGTTTTATAACAAAATGCTTGAAACCAATGTGGATGCCGTATTCGGCTCACGCTGGGAAAAAGGGGGTAAGGTTATCGACTATCCGGGCCTGAAGAAGTTTATCAATCGCATTGCCAACTTCATTGTTCGGATCATGATGGGTATCAAATACAATGATACCACCAACGCCTTCAAGCTTTATAAACGGGAAACGATAGAAGGCGTAAAACCTTTTTTATCCCCCCATTTCAACCTTACCGTCGAATTACCCCTAAAGGCGATTGTACGTGGCTATACGTATGCAGTTGTGCCGAATAGCTGGACAAATCGTAAGTATGGCGAGTCGAAACTAAAGATTAAGGAAATGGGGAGCCGCTATTTCTTTATTCTGCTCTACTGCCTGATTGAAAAATACTTCTCACGGGGCGACTTCCGCAAGAAAACCGTTAACGCTCCTCCGCAAACTGTCAGCCGGTAG